Proteins co-encoded in one Brassica oleracea var. oleracea cultivar TO1000 chromosome C4, BOL, whole genome shotgun sequence genomic window:
- the LOC106336714 gene encoding OTU domain-containing protein 5-B-like isoform X2 — MARILVQRGSSSNASRSTSSSSGSSSSSGTEPPQASSNAQVPPATIDEETSTDEKQEEVIVVEPAECSEAKDVSLPPSDELVDREDDEGLIASENVVVESEGVDCDSPDSPPLPVPPPKPSSNDNRRSVLRSFGALRIGAAQTGSHPSSPRSLSENEGYNSSDEHMPCFVPSHTGSSSGLEREDEFETEIRQSKGFEIRRMLEDGNCLFRAVADQVYGDSESHDMTRQLCMDYMEHERDHFSQFITEGFTSYLKRKRRNKVYGNNVEIQALAEMYNRPIHIYSYSTEPINIFQGSYNTDTPPIRLSYHHGNHYNSLVDPHRLTVGAGLGFGSLSGRHVDREQVKAAIKAQQEHQIDNALLAEGRYYSDLELTEKEIERSVMEASRAEYLMEWSKPRIGPASNAETSSSGARTDWKQKEAVKEKTVVMSSSSIDMVLSMGFSYTQAMEAYSIFGDDVDSIVCYVLETSCGSTNNRRKGKATE, encoded by the exons ATGGCTCGCATTTTGGTTCAACGAGGAAGTTCTTCCAACGCAAGCCGCTCTACTTCCTCCTCGTCTGGCTCGTCTTCTTCCTCAGGAACTGAGCCACCACAGGCAAGCAGTAACGCTCAGGTTCCACCAGCGACAATTGATGAAGAAACTTCTACGGATGAAAAACAAGAGGAGGTTATTGTTGTTGAACCAGCAGAGTGTTCTGAAGCAAAGGATGTATCACTTCCCCCCAGTGATGAGCTTGTGGATAGAGAAGATGATGAAGGTTTGATTGCTTCGGAAAATGTTGTTGTTGAAAGTGAAGGTGTAGACTGTGATTCCCCTGATTCACCGCCCTTACCTGTTCCTCCACCAAAGCCTTCTTCAAATGATAATAGGAGATCGGTCTTGAGAAGTTTTGGTGCTTTACGAATTGGAGCAGCACAAACTGGATCACACCCTTCTTCTCCAAGGTCACTTAGTGAGAACGAAGGCTATAACAGTTCCGATGAGCATATGCCATGCTTTGTGCCCTCTCATACTGGCTCTAGCTCTGGCTTG GAAAGAGAAGATGAGTTTGAAACCGAGATTAGGCAATCGAAAGGCTTCGAAATCAGGCGTATGCTGGAAGATGGAAATTGTCTCTTCAGGGCTGTTGCAGATCAAGTATATGGAGACTCGGAGTCACACGACATGACTAGACAACTGTGCATGGATTACATG GAACACGAGAGGGATCACTTTTCTCAGTTCATAACCGAAGGCTTTACCTCTTACTTGAAGAGGAAAAGGAGAAACAAG GTCTATGGAAACAACGTGGAGATCCAAGCTTTAGCAGAAATGTATAATAGGCCTATCCACATTTATTCATATAGCACAG AGCCGATCAACATATTTCAAGGGAGCTACAACACCGACACACCTCCGATAAGGCTGAGTTACCACCATGGGAACCATTACAATTCTTTGGTGGATCCACATCGGTTGACAGTTGGTGCAGGTCTTGGGTTTGGTAGCCTCAGTGGG AGACACGTGGACAGAGAGCAGGTGAAAGCTGCTATTAAGGCTCAGCAAGAACATCAGATTGATAAT GCGCTCTTAGCAGAAGGGAGATATTACTCTGATCTCGAGCTTACGGAAAAGGAAATTGAACGGTCGGTAATGGAAGCTTCTCGTGCTGAGTATCTTATGGAATGGTCCAAGCCACGTATTGGTCCCGCCTCTAATGCTGAGACGTCCTCTTCTGGAGCTA GAACTGACTGGAAACAAAAGGAGGCAGTAAAAGAGAAGACGGTGGTGATGAGCAGCAGCAGCATAGATATGGTTTTGTCGATGGGATTTAGCTATACGCAGGCCATGGAAGCTTATAGCATTTTCGGGGATGACGTTGACTCTATCGTCTGCTATGTACTGGAGACGAGCTGTGGGAGCACCAACAACCGACGCAAAGGCAAAGCCACGGAGTAG
- the LOC106336714 gene encoding OTU domain-containing protein 5-B-like isoform X1, producing the protein MARILVQRGSSSNASRSTSSSSGSSSSSGTEPPQASSNAQVPPATIDEETSTDEKQEEVIVVEPAECSEAKDVSLPPSDELVDREDDEGLIASENVVVESEGVDCDSPDSPPLPVPPPKPSSNDNRRSVLRSFGALRIGAAQTGSHPSSPRSLSENEGYNSSDEHMPCFVPSHTGSSSGLEREDEFETEIRQSKGFEIRRMLEDGNCLFRAVADQVYGDSESHDMTRQLCMDYMEHERDHFSQFITEGFTSYLKRKRRNKVYGNNVEIQALAEMYNRPIHIYSYSTEPINIFQGSYNTDTPPIRLSYHHGNHYNSLVDPHRLTVGAGLGFGSLSGRHVDREQVKAAIKAQQEHQIDNALLAEGRYYSDLELTEKEIERSVMEASRAEYLMEWSKPRIGPASNAETSSSGATGTDWKQKEAVKEKTVVMSSSSIDMVLSMGFSYTQAMEAYSIFGDDVDSIVCYVLETSCGSTNNRRKGKATE; encoded by the exons ATGGCTCGCATTTTGGTTCAACGAGGAAGTTCTTCCAACGCAAGCCGCTCTACTTCCTCCTCGTCTGGCTCGTCTTCTTCCTCAGGAACTGAGCCACCACAGGCAAGCAGTAACGCTCAGGTTCCACCAGCGACAATTGATGAAGAAACTTCTACGGATGAAAAACAAGAGGAGGTTATTGTTGTTGAACCAGCAGAGTGTTCTGAAGCAAAGGATGTATCACTTCCCCCCAGTGATGAGCTTGTGGATAGAGAAGATGATGAAGGTTTGATTGCTTCGGAAAATGTTGTTGTTGAAAGTGAAGGTGTAGACTGTGATTCCCCTGATTCACCGCCCTTACCTGTTCCTCCACCAAAGCCTTCTTCAAATGATAATAGGAGATCGGTCTTGAGAAGTTTTGGTGCTTTACGAATTGGAGCAGCACAAACTGGATCACACCCTTCTTCTCCAAGGTCACTTAGTGAGAACGAAGGCTATAACAGTTCCGATGAGCATATGCCATGCTTTGTGCCCTCTCATACTGGCTCTAGCTCTGGCTTG GAAAGAGAAGATGAGTTTGAAACCGAGATTAGGCAATCGAAAGGCTTCGAAATCAGGCGTATGCTGGAAGATGGAAATTGTCTCTTCAGGGCTGTTGCAGATCAAGTATATGGAGACTCGGAGTCACACGACATGACTAGACAACTGTGCATGGATTACATG GAACACGAGAGGGATCACTTTTCTCAGTTCATAACCGAAGGCTTTACCTCTTACTTGAAGAGGAAAAGGAGAAACAAG GTCTATGGAAACAACGTGGAGATCCAAGCTTTAGCAGAAATGTATAATAGGCCTATCCACATTTATTCATATAGCACAG AGCCGATCAACATATTTCAAGGGAGCTACAACACCGACACACCTCCGATAAGGCTGAGTTACCACCATGGGAACCATTACAATTCTTTGGTGGATCCACATCGGTTGACAGTTGGTGCAGGTCTTGGGTTTGGTAGCCTCAGTGGG AGACACGTGGACAGAGAGCAGGTGAAAGCTGCTATTAAGGCTCAGCAAGAACATCAGATTGATAAT GCGCTCTTAGCAGAAGGGAGATATTACTCTGATCTCGAGCTTACGGAAAAGGAAATTGAACGGTCGGTAATGGAAGCTTCTCGTGCTGAGTATCTTATGGAATGGTCCAAGCCACGTATTGGTCCCGCCTCTAATGCTGAGACGTCCTCTTCTGGAGCTA CAGGAACTGACTGGAAACAAAAGGAGGCAGTAAAAGAGAAGACGGTGGTGATGAGCAGCAGCAGCATAGATATGGTTTTGTCGATGGGATTTAGCTATACGCAGGCCATGGAAGCTTATAGCATTTTCGGGGATGACGTTGACTCTATCGTCTGCTATGTACTGGAGACGAGCTGTGGGAGCACCAACAACCGACGCAAAGGCAAAGCCACGGAGTAG
- the LOC106341032 gene encoding casparian strip membrane protein 3: MDIENAGSRREEEEPIVQKPKLDKGKGKAHVFAPPMNYSRIMEKHKQEKVNMAGWKRGVAIFDFVLRLIAAITAMAAAAKMATTEETLPFFTQFLQFSADYTDLPTLSSFVVVNSIVGGYLTLSLPFSIVCIIRPLAVPPRLFLILCDTAMMGLTMMAASASAAIVYLAHNGNSSSNWLPVCQQFGDFCQGTSGAVVASFIAAALLMFLVVLSAFALKRST; this comes from the exons ATGGATATAGAAAATGCCGGTAGCAGAAGAGAAGAAGAAGAACCCATTGTTCAAAAGCCAAAGCTAGACAAAGGAAAAGGCAAAGCTCATGTGTTTGCTCCTCCTATGAACTACAGTCGAATCATGGAAAAACATAAGCAAGAAAAGGTGAATATGGCCGGCTGGAAAAGAGGTGTAGCAATCTTTGATTTTGTACTTAGACTCATTGCAGCCATTACGGCCATGGCCGCTGCAGCAAAGATGGCAACCACCGAAGAGACTCTTCCTTTCTTCACTCAGTTCTTGCAGTTCAGTGCTGACTACACCGATTTACCAACGTTGTC ATCTTTCGTTGTAGTAAACTCAATCGTGGGCGGTTACCTAACCCTCTCATTGCCTTTCTCCATTGTCTGTATCATCCGGCCTCTCGCCGTGCCGCCTAGGCTCTTCCTCATCTTATGTGACACG GCGATGATGGGCCTCACAATGATGGCAGCATCGGCTTCTGCAGCGATAGTTTATTTGGCGCACAACGGGAATTCAAGCTCGAATTGGCTTCCGGTTTGCCAGCAGTTTGGTGACTTTTGCCAAGGAACGAGCGGCGCCGTGGTGGCTTCCTTTATTGCAGCGGCTCTTTTGATGTTCCTCGTCGTCCTCTCTGCATTTGCACTCAAGAGATCGACTTAA
- the LOC106337762 gene encoding proline-rich extensin-like protein EPR1, translated as MRVPLISILSFFLIILFLSGSLVATGETVNQNSRYTTDNYGYTPPSPTYGAPPSQPTPPTYSPPIVPPPVQKPPTPIYSPPVTPPIQKPPTPIYSPPVKPPPVQKPPTPTYSPPVKPPPVQKPPTPIYSPPIKPPPVQKPPTPIYSPPVKPPPVKPPTPIYSPPIKPPPVQQPPTPTYSPPVKPPPVKPPTPTYSPPVKPPPVQKPPTPTYSPPVKPPPVKPPTPTYSPPVKPPPVQKPPHIKPPPVQKPPHIKPPPVQKPPTPIYSPPIKPPPVQKPPPIKPPPVEKPPTPTYSPPIKPPPVQKPPTPTYSPPVKPPPVKPPTPTYSPPVKPPPVQQPPTPTYSPPIKPPPVKPPTPTYSPPVKPPPIQKPPTPIYSPPVKPPPVQKPPTPTYSPPVKPPPVKPPTPTFSPPIKPPPVQQPPTPTYSPPIKPPPVKPPTPIYSPPVKPPPVQKPPTPTYSPPVKPPPVKPPTPTYSPPVKPPPVQKPPTPTYSPPVKPPPVQKPPTPTYSPPIKPPPVQKPPTPTYSPPIKPPPVQKPPTPTYSPPIKPPPVQKPPTPTYSPPVKPPPVKPPTPIYSPPVKAPPVQQPPTPSYSPPVKPPPVQKPPTPTYSPPVKPPPVQKPPTPTYSPPIKPPPVQKPPTPTYSPPIKPPPVKNPPTPTYSPPVKPPPVQKPPTPTYSPPIKPPPVKPPTPTYSPPIKPPPVQQPPTATYSPPVKPPPVKPPTPTYSPPVIPPPIQKPPSPTYSPPVLPPPVQKPPTPIYSPPQVGYGTPPPYADLSQP; from the coding sequence ATGAGAGTCCCACTAATAAGTATACTGAGCTTCTTTCTCATTATTCTTTTTCTTAGTGGTTCTTTAGTCGCTACAGGAGAAACAGTGAATCAAAACAGTAGGTATACGACTGATAATTATGGGTACACACCTCCGTCACCAACTTATGGAGCTCCACCCAGTCAACCGACACCACCAACTTACAGTCCCCCAATTGTGCCACCACCGGTACAAAAGCCTCCTACACCAATTTACAGTCCTCCTGTAACACCTCCAATACAAAAGCCACCAACACCGATTTATAGTCCACCGGTAAAACCACCACCGGTGCAAAAGCCTCCGACTCCAACTTACAGTCCTCCAGTCAAGCCACCTCCCGTCCAAAAACCACCAACACCAATTTATAGTCCACCTATTAAACCACCACCAGTGCAAAAGCCTCCAACACCTATTTATAGTCCACCAGTTAAACCACCCCCGGTGAAACCTCCAACACCTATTTATAGTCCTCCCATAAAACCACCACCAGTACAACAACCTCCGACACCAACCTATAGTCCACCTGTTAAACCACCTCCAGTGAAACCTCCGACGCCAACTTACAGTCCGCCTGTCAAACCACCACCTGTGCAAAAACCTCCAACACCTACTTATAGTCCACCAGTTAAACCACCACCTGTGAAACCTCCAACACCTACTTATAGTCCTCCTGTAAAACCACCACCCGTGCAAAAGCCTCCTCATATCAAACCACCGCCCGTGCAAAAGCCTCCTCATATCAAACCACCGCCAGTCCAAAAGCCTCCCACACCAATTTACAGTCCTCCTATCAAACCTCCACCTGTGCAAAAGCCTCCTCCTATCAAACCACCACCAGTTGAAAAACCTCCAACACCTACTTATAGTCCTCCCATAAAACCACCACCAGTACAAAAGCCTCCAACACCGACCTATAGTCCTCCAGTTAAACCACCACCAGTGAAACCTCCAACACCTACTTATAGTCCTCCTGTAAAACCACCACCAGTGCAACAACCTCCCACACCAACCTATAGTCCACCTATTAAACCACCTCCAGTAAAGCCTCCAACTCCAACTTACAGTCCTCCAGTCAAGCCACCTCCCATTCAAAAACCACCGACACCAATTTATAGTCCACCTGTTAAACCACCACCAGTGCAAAAGCCTCCAACACCAACTTATAGTCCTCCAGTTAAACCACCTCCAGTGAAGCCTCCAACACCTACTTTTAGTCCTCCAATAAAACCACCACCAGTACAACAACCTCCGACTCCAACATATAGTCCACCTATTAAACCACCTCCAGTGAAACCTCCAACACCAATTTACAGTCCGCCAGTTAAACCACCACCCGTGCAAAAGCCTCCAACACCAACTTACAGCCCACCAGTTAAACCACCTCCGGTAAAACCTCCGACACCAACTTATAGTCCTCCTGTAAAACCACCGCCAGTGCAAAAGCCTCCTACGCCCACTTATAGTCCACCTGTTAAACCACCACCCGTCCAGAAGCCTCCCACACCAACTTACAGTCCTCCTATCAAACCACCACCCGTGCAAAAACCTCCAACACCAACTTATAGCCCTCCTATCAAACCACCACCAGTGCAAAAGCCTCCAACTCCCACTTATAGTCCTCCGATAAAGCCACCACCAGTGCAGAAGCCTCCAACACCGACCTACAGTCCACCAGTTAAACCACCACCAGTGAAGCCTCCAACACCTATTTATAGTCCTCCCGTAAAGGCACCACCAGTGCAACAACCTCCGACACCATCTTATAGTCCTCCTGTAAAACCACCACCGGTGCAGAAACCTCCAACACCCACTTATAGTCCACCTGTTAAACCACCACCCGTGCAAAAGCCTCCAACTCCAACTTACAGTCCTCCTATCAAACCACCACCCGTGCAAAAACCTCCAACACCAACTTATAGCCCTCCTATCAAACCACCACCTGTGAAAAACCCTCCAACTCCCACTTATAGTCCTCCGGTAAAGCCACCACCAGTGCAGAAGCCTCCAACACCAACCTACAGTCCACCTATTAAACCTCCCCCAGTAAAACCTCCAACACCAACTTATAGCCCTCCTATAAAGCCACCACCAGTGCAACAACCTCCAACAGCAACTTATAGCCCACCTGTTAAACCACCTCCAGTGAAACCTCCGACACCAACTTACAGTCCTCCTGTAATACCACCACCAATACAAAAGCCTCCATCGCCCACATACAGTCCACCTGTACTTCCACCACCTGTGCAGAAGCCTCCAACACCAATTTATAGTCCTCCACAAGTCGGATATGGTACTCCTCCTCCATACGCAGATCTTTCACAACCTTAG